From a single Bacillus gobiensis genomic region:
- a CDS encoding DUF1292 domain-containing protein: MEHGEKNITIVDDNGNEQLCEVLFTFENEEFGKSYVLYYPVEAEGEEEIEIHASSFTPNEDGTDGELLPIETEEEWDMIEETLNTFLAEEDE; this comes from the coding sequence ATGGAACATGGTGAGAAAAACATCACGATTGTAGATGACAATGGAAATGAACAGCTTTGTGAGGTTCTTTTTACGTTTGAAAACGAAGAATTTGGCAAATCTTACGTTCTATATTACCCGGTCGAAGCCGAGGGGGAAGAAGAGATCGAAATTCACGCATCCAGCTTTACTCCGAATGAAGATGGAACAGATGGTGAACTATTGCCAATAGAAACGGAAGAAGAATGGGATATGATCGAAGAAACGCTAAACACCTTCCTTGCTGAAGAGGACGAATAA